One Bombus vancouverensis nearcticus chromosome 7, iyBomVanc1_principal, whole genome shotgun sequence DNA window includes the following coding sequences:
- the LOC117158240 gene encoding uncharacterized protein LOC117158240, which yields MDPSIFPEEIWVKILLYCDVPDIIAIGNTCKYLRKASDTDYLWKMKWLQLISKVHFRFPDIKCLQLLSVSFKAMCYRLYMVITLGENVHFPKCRHCSGYTCQRNCVEGSSAKVVIEIGNKYTWVIEPHFELRRHFSMFGVPKYNNETYLEQTQNVPSSSTRPKCDGKSLAKKLKLLKLSELATAKIPRPSGPFCVFCNSVKLYREKKRLITHQNDPTCYARPNPIYEKLINGYCTDTVEVLGIPNVDLVSPAEALLSDGTFPVLKTFVGHLFHQMRLTSTLRKPNAVLMFCEPLAMHPMLRKQLLHYLFQEVKVSRVCLVPKPLAACAMLDVETCVVVDSGALSTTVAVVIGGRVIPQRWRLLPVGGWHVAYHLKQAMHWYLKGCYHIPISYLDTLPIKERCRLSYNIKNEERRVGQKNEECIKVRVRSYTDNKQFLKVFLGSELYIAPEMMYIDLGLPQVIKDVTSGLSEEILHDCLSHILLTGGNTHLSGFGLRLTKDLRELLPEHSKILEVRSCPGTHSWNVAMGSTYVPLAVHPDKTPPEYIEGNPFWLSREEYVLFGCESLEQ from the exons atggatccttcgatcttccctgaagaaaTTTGGGTAAAAATCTTATTATATTGTGATGTACCTGATATTATTGCTATCGGTAATACGTGCAAATATTTGAGGAAAGCTTCAGATACTGATTACTTGTG GAAAATGAAGTGGCTACAATTGATTTCAAAAGTACATTTTAGATTTCCAGATATAAAGTGTTTACAATTACTTAGTGTCAGCTTTAAAGCAATGTGCTATAGATTATATATGGTAATTACATTGGGAGAAAATGTTCATTTCCCAAAATGTCGTCACTGCAGTGGTTATACATGTCAAAGAAATTGCGTTGAAGGTTCTAGCGCAAAAGTAGTAATTGAAATTGGAAATAAGTATACATGGGTTATTGAGCCACATTTTGAATTAAGAAGACATTTTTCAATGTTTGGTGTACctaaatataataatgaaacaTATTTGGAACAAACACAAAATGTCCCAAGTAGTAGTACACGTCCAAAATGTGATGGCAAATCACTAGCTAAAAAGTTAAAACTATTGAAATTATCTGAATTAGCAACTGCTAAAATCCCTAGACCTAGTGGTCCATTTTGTGTTTTTTGTAATTCTGTTAAATTatatagagaaaaaaagagattaATTACTCATCAAAATGATCCAACATGTTATGCAAGGCCAAATCCAATTTATGAGAAACTTATAAATGGATATTGCACTGATACCGTTGAAGTACTTGGAATTCCAAATGTTGATCTTGTTAGTCCAGCAGAAGCATTATTAAGTGATGGAACATTTCCTGTTCTTAAAACATTTGTTGGTCATTTGTTTCATCAAATGAGATTAACTTCAACATTAAGGAAACCCAATGCAGTGCTCATGTTCTGTGAACCATTAGCTATGCATCCAATGCTAAGAAAACAATTGTTGCATTACTTGTTCCAAGAAGTCAAGGTATCAAG AGTATGTCTGGTTCCTAAACCTTTAGCAGCATGTGCAATGCTGGATGTGGAAACTTGTGTCGTAGTTGATAGTGGTGCTTTAAGTACAACGGTAGCTGTTGTAATTGGTGGACGTGTTATACCACAACGTTGGAGATTATTACCTGTTGGTGGTTGGCATGTAGCATACCATCTAAAACAAGCTATGCATTGGTATCTAAAAGGATGTTATCATATTCCTATATCATATCTGGATACATTACCTATTAAAGAAAGGTGTAGACTAAGTTACAATATCAAAAATGAAGAGAGAAGAGTAGGACAAAAGAATGAAGAATGTATTAAAGTTAGAGTTCGAAGTTATACTGATAATAAGCAATTTCTG aaAGTTTTCTTGGGTTCAGAATTATATATTGCTCCCGAAATGATGTATATCGACCTTGGTTTACCACAAGTGATAAAAGATGTAACGTCTGGTTTATCGGAAGAAATATTGCATGATTGTCTCTCACACATTTTGCTCACTGGAGGCAATACACACCTTTCAGGTTTTGGGCTAAGATTGACTAAAGATTTACGAGAATTATTACCAGAGCACAGCAAGATATTAGAAGTAAGAAGTTGTCCTGGTACTCATAGTTGGAATGTTGCAATGGGTTCCACATACGTGCCTTTAGCTGTACATCCtg ACAAGACACCACCAGAATATATAGAAGGTAATCCATTTTGGTTGTCAAGAGAAGAATATGTTTTATTTGGGTGTGAATCGTTAGAGCAGTAA
- the spel1 gene encoding DNA mismatch repair protein spel1 isoform X1, with protein sequence MAVQPNQQFNMDPPSQQSFVRFFKNLPEKLNTTIRFFNRSDYYTLHGNDALFAAQEVFKTTSVCKMIGADPYKTEGVILNKNHFESFIRDLLLVKQYRVEVYVNQGSAKNQNWVLEYKGSPGNLTQFEDTLFGNNDVAVSVHVIAVKLGMEAKSRIVGLSCVDTTATSFSVCEFQDNESFSNLESMVVTLAPKECLLIQGEGSYEFQTLKQVMERNNVMVTTRKRSEFSSESVIQDLNTLIKFKKGQQQNVQSLPEINLSFAMSATSALIKYLDLTSDEGNLNQFAIDQIKESRYLKLDSAAIKALNIESRVDTSSILNGNAPTSILGILDKCRTSQGHRLLAQWIRQPLKDLCLIKERHDIVETLVNDNELRTNLSEDHLRRIPDLQVLAKKLARKKSTLQDLYKIYMCISHLPRLLEQLSNINVIALKTMFSDPLSELITDMDKFQQMVEQTIDLDSAEKGDFLVRAEFDDELKELKNTMDEVEAKLQSQLGKVANDLSIEAGKTLKLESNQQLGYYFRVTLKEEKVLRNKKQYIILDSNKSGVRFRSNKLNDLNDEYIVARDKYTVEQKKVVTEIIEIAAGYSSTIKAIGNVLASLDVLTAFASVAVSANKPYVRPEMLPTEAGEFNLTQVRHPCLEIQEGVDFIANDISFKRGECHFRIITGPNMGGKSTYIRSAGVSALMAHIGSFVPCDQARISLLDCILARVGADDSQLKGLSTFMMEMIETAAILKTATCNSLVLIDELGRGTSTYEGCGIAWSIAEYLAKEIKCYCLFATHFHEITKLEEEVSAVKNQHVTALVDDNKLTLLYKVKPGICDQSFGIHVAKMANFPQDVIEFAKRKQAELEDYQDSVFEGSDNPQKKQDIIKEAEVLIAEFISKCRNLDKSLSDAELEDKISTFKREVLSHENPYIKTLLSAS encoded by the exons AAACTTAATACCACTATACGATTTTTTAATAGATCAGATTATTACACATTACATGGTAATGATGCTTTATTTGCTGCACAAGAAGTTTTTAAAACTACGTCAGTTTGTAAGATGATAGGAGCTG ATCCATATAAAACCGAGGGTGTTATTCTTAACAAAAATCATTTTGAATCTTTTATACGTGATCTACTGTTAGTAAAACAATACAGAGTAGAAGTTTATGTTAATCAAGGATCAGCAAAAAATCAAAATTGGGTATTAGAATATAAAGGTTCTCCTGGAAATTTAACACAATTTGAAGATACACTGTTTGGCAATAACGATGTTGCTGTTAGTGTACATGTCATAGCAGTGAAATTAGGAATGGAGGCAAAATCTAGA ATTGTTGGCTTAAGCTGTGTAGATACTACAGCAACTTCATTTTCTGTTTGTGAATTTCAAGACAATGAATCATTTTCCAATTTGGAATCAATGGTTGTCACACTCGCTCCCAAAGAATGTTTATTAATTCAAGGTGAAGGCAGCTATGAATTCCAAACTCTTAAACAA GTCATGGAACGAAATAATGTAATGGTTACTACAAGAAAAAGAAGTGAATTTTCTAGTGAATCAGTTATACAAGATTTAAAtactttaataaaattcaagaaAGGTCAACAACAAAATGTACAGTCTTTACCTGAAATCAATTTAAGCTTTGCTATGTCAGCTACTTCTGCgcttattaaatatttagat TTAACATCAGATGAAGGAAATTTAAATCAATTTGCTATAGACCAAATAAAGGAGTCACGTTATTTAAAGCTAGATTCAGCTGCTATAAAAGCACTTAATATCGAATCACGTGTTGATACCTCCTCTATTTTAAATGGAAACGCACCTACAAGTATTTTGGGCATTTTGGATAAATGTAGGACTTCACAAGGTCATAGATTGCTTGCACAATGGATTAGACAACCTTTAAAAGATTTATGTCTTATAAAAGAAAGACATGATATTGTTGAAACACTAGTGAATGATAATGAATTACGGACTAATCTTAGTGAAGATCATTTAAGACGCATACCAGATTTGCAAGTGCTTGCAAAAAAATTGGCCAGAAAAAAATCAACTTTACAAGACCTTTATAA GATTTACATGTGTATATCACATTTGCCTAGATTATTAGAACAGCTTTCTAATATAAACGTAATAGCCTTAAAAACAATGTTCAGTGATCCTTTGAGTGAACTTATTACAGACATGGACAAATTTCAACAAATGGTTGAACAAACAATTGATTTAGATTCCGCCGAAAAAGGAGATTTCTTAGTACGAGCCGAATTTGATGATGAATTGAAAG aattaaaaaatactATGGATGAAGTGGAAGCGAAATTACAATCTCAATTGGGTAAAGTTGCTAATGATCTTTCAATCGAAGCTGGAAAAACTCTAAAACTAGAATCAAATCAACAGCTTGGATATTATTTTCGTGTAAcattgaaagaagaaaaagtacTAAGAAATAAGAAACAGTATATTATTCTGGATTCTAATAAAAGCGGTGTACGATTTCGAAGCAATAAATTAAATGATTTAAATGATGAATACATTGTTGCTAGAGATAAATATACAGTGGAACAAAAAAAGGTTGTTacagaaataattgaaattgcag CCGGTTACAGTAGTACAATAAAAGCTATTGGAAATGTATTGGCATCTCTTGATGTACTTACTGCTTTTGCTTCTGTTGCTGTAAGTGCTAATAAACCATATGTACGTCCTGAAATGCTACCTACAGAAGCTGGTGAGTTTAATCTTACTCAAGTTCGACATCCATGTTTGGAAATTCAAGAAGGAGTAGATTTTATAGCTAATGATATCAGTTTTAAAAGag GCGAATGTCATTTTCGCATCATAACTGGTCCAAATATGGGAGGTAAAAGCACCTATATAAGATCTGCTGGTGTCAGTGCTTTAATGGCACATATTGGAAGCTTTGTTCCTTGCGATCAAGCAAGAATATCATTATTGGATTGTATATTAGCCCGTGTAGGAGCTGATGATTCTCAATTAAAAGGGCTTTCTACATTTATGATGGAAATGATAGAAACTGCTGCTAtattaaaa ACAGCAACTTGTAATTCCCTCGTGTTAATTGACGAATTAGGCAGAGGAACTTCTACTTATGAAGGTTGCGGTATAGCATGGTCAATCGCCGA ATATTTAGCAAAAGAAATCAAATGCTACTGTCTTTTTGCGACACATTTTCATGAAATAACTAAATTAGAAGAAGAAGTATCTGCCGTTAAAAATCAACACGTTACAGCCCTTGTAGACGATAATaaattaactttattatataaagtaaaacCTGGTATATGTGATCAAAGTTTTGGCATACATGTCGCTAAAATGGCTAATTTCCCACAAGATGTTATAGAG TTTGCTAAGCGTAAACAAGCAGAGCTTGAAGATTACCAAGACTCAGTTTTTGAAGGTTCTGATAATCCACAAAAAAAACAAGATATTATAAAG GAAGCTGAAGTTCTTATTGCAGAATTTATTAGTAAATGCAGGAATTTAGACAAATCATTATCTGATGCGGAACTGGAAGATAAAATTTCAACATTTAAAAGAGAAGTTCTATCTCACGAAAATCCCTACATAAAGACACTCCTATCAGCTTCTTAA
- the spel1 gene encoding DNA mismatch repair protein spel1 isoform X2 has translation MIGADPYKTEGVILNKNHFESFIRDLLLVKQYRVEVYVNQGSAKNQNWVLEYKGSPGNLTQFEDTLFGNNDVAVSVHVIAVKLGMEAKSRIVGLSCVDTTATSFSVCEFQDNESFSNLESMVVTLAPKECLLIQGEGSYEFQTLKQVMERNNVMVTTRKRSEFSSESVIQDLNTLIKFKKGQQQNVQSLPEINLSFAMSATSALIKYLDLTSDEGNLNQFAIDQIKESRYLKLDSAAIKALNIESRVDTSSILNGNAPTSILGILDKCRTSQGHRLLAQWIRQPLKDLCLIKERHDIVETLVNDNELRTNLSEDHLRRIPDLQVLAKKLARKKSTLQDLYKIYMCISHLPRLLEQLSNINVIALKTMFSDPLSELITDMDKFQQMVEQTIDLDSAEKGDFLVRAEFDDELKELKNTMDEVEAKLQSQLGKVANDLSIEAGKTLKLESNQQLGYYFRVTLKEEKVLRNKKQYIILDSNKSGVRFRSNKLNDLNDEYIVARDKYTVEQKKVVTEIIEIAAGYSSTIKAIGNVLASLDVLTAFASVAVSANKPYVRPEMLPTEAGEFNLTQVRHPCLEIQEGVDFIANDISFKRGECHFRIITGPNMGGKSTYIRSAGVSALMAHIGSFVPCDQARISLLDCILARVGADDSQLKGLSTFMMEMIETAAILKTATCNSLVLIDELGRGTSTYEGCGIAWSIAEYLAKEIKCYCLFATHFHEITKLEEEVSAVKNQHVTALVDDNKLTLLYKVKPGICDQSFGIHVAKMANFPQDVIEFAKRKQAELEDYQDSVFEGSDNPQKKQDIIKEAEVLIAEFISKCRNLDKSLSDAELEDKISTFKREVLSHENPYIKTLLSAS, from the exons ATGATAGGAGCTG ATCCATATAAAACCGAGGGTGTTATTCTTAACAAAAATCATTTTGAATCTTTTATACGTGATCTACTGTTAGTAAAACAATACAGAGTAGAAGTTTATGTTAATCAAGGATCAGCAAAAAATCAAAATTGGGTATTAGAATATAAAGGTTCTCCTGGAAATTTAACACAATTTGAAGATACACTGTTTGGCAATAACGATGTTGCTGTTAGTGTACATGTCATAGCAGTGAAATTAGGAATGGAGGCAAAATCTAGA ATTGTTGGCTTAAGCTGTGTAGATACTACAGCAACTTCATTTTCTGTTTGTGAATTTCAAGACAATGAATCATTTTCCAATTTGGAATCAATGGTTGTCACACTCGCTCCCAAAGAATGTTTATTAATTCAAGGTGAAGGCAGCTATGAATTCCAAACTCTTAAACAA GTCATGGAACGAAATAATGTAATGGTTACTACAAGAAAAAGAAGTGAATTTTCTAGTGAATCAGTTATACAAGATTTAAAtactttaataaaattcaagaaAGGTCAACAACAAAATGTACAGTCTTTACCTGAAATCAATTTAAGCTTTGCTATGTCAGCTACTTCTGCgcttattaaatatttagat TTAACATCAGATGAAGGAAATTTAAATCAATTTGCTATAGACCAAATAAAGGAGTCACGTTATTTAAAGCTAGATTCAGCTGCTATAAAAGCACTTAATATCGAATCACGTGTTGATACCTCCTCTATTTTAAATGGAAACGCACCTACAAGTATTTTGGGCATTTTGGATAAATGTAGGACTTCACAAGGTCATAGATTGCTTGCACAATGGATTAGACAACCTTTAAAAGATTTATGTCTTATAAAAGAAAGACATGATATTGTTGAAACACTAGTGAATGATAATGAATTACGGACTAATCTTAGTGAAGATCATTTAAGACGCATACCAGATTTGCAAGTGCTTGCAAAAAAATTGGCCAGAAAAAAATCAACTTTACAAGACCTTTATAA GATTTACATGTGTATATCACATTTGCCTAGATTATTAGAACAGCTTTCTAATATAAACGTAATAGCCTTAAAAACAATGTTCAGTGATCCTTTGAGTGAACTTATTACAGACATGGACAAATTTCAACAAATGGTTGAACAAACAATTGATTTAGATTCCGCCGAAAAAGGAGATTTCTTAGTACGAGCCGAATTTGATGATGAATTGAAAG aattaaaaaatactATGGATGAAGTGGAAGCGAAATTACAATCTCAATTGGGTAAAGTTGCTAATGATCTTTCAATCGAAGCTGGAAAAACTCTAAAACTAGAATCAAATCAACAGCTTGGATATTATTTTCGTGTAAcattgaaagaagaaaaagtacTAAGAAATAAGAAACAGTATATTATTCTGGATTCTAATAAAAGCGGTGTACGATTTCGAAGCAATAAATTAAATGATTTAAATGATGAATACATTGTTGCTAGAGATAAATATACAGTGGAACAAAAAAAGGTTGTTacagaaataattgaaattgcag CCGGTTACAGTAGTACAATAAAAGCTATTGGAAATGTATTGGCATCTCTTGATGTACTTACTGCTTTTGCTTCTGTTGCTGTAAGTGCTAATAAACCATATGTACGTCCTGAAATGCTACCTACAGAAGCTGGTGAGTTTAATCTTACTCAAGTTCGACATCCATGTTTGGAAATTCAAGAAGGAGTAGATTTTATAGCTAATGATATCAGTTTTAAAAGag GCGAATGTCATTTTCGCATCATAACTGGTCCAAATATGGGAGGTAAAAGCACCTATATAAGATCTGCTGGTGTCAGTGCTTTAATGGCACATATTGGAAGCTTTGTTCCTTGCGATCAAGCAAGAATATCATTATTGGATTGTATATTAGCCCGTGTAGGAGCTGATGATTCTCAATTAAAAGGGCTTTCTACATTTATGATGGAAATGATAGAAACTGCTGCTAtattaaaa ACAGCAACTTGTAATTCCCTCGTGTTAATTGACGAATTAGGCAGAGGAACTTCTACTTATGAAGGTTGCGGTATAGCATGGTCAATCGCCGA ATATTTAGCAAAAGAAATCAAATGCTACTGTCTTTTTGCGACACATTTTCATGAAATAACTAAATTAGAAGAAGAAGTATCTGCCGTTAAAAATCAACACGTTACAGCCCTTGTAGACGATAATaaattaactttattatataaagtaaaacCTGGTATATGTGATCAAAGTTTTGGCATACATGTCGCTAAAATGGCTAATTTCCCACAAGATGTTATAGAG TTTGCTAAGCGTAAACAAGCAGAGCTTGAAGATTACCAAGACTCAGTTTTTGAAGGTTCTGATAATCCACAAAAAAAACAAGATATTATAAAG GAAGCTGAAGTTCTTATTGCAGAATTTATTAGTAAATGCAGGAATTTAGACAAATCATTATCTGATGCGGAACTGGAAGATAAAATTTCAACATTTAAAAGAGAAGTTCTATCTCACGAAAATCCCTACATAAAGACACTCCTATCAGCTTCTTAA